GTCCATATAGACCTGAATGTTGTATTTATCACACTTTTTTAGAAATTTTTTCAGGGGAGAGAAATCTTTAGGATCTGCTCCAGGTTTAAGGAAATCAGGATTTAGTTTGAAATAATCATCTACAGCATAAAGACTCTTTGAGCCCCCTACAGTATGAAAAGGATTTACATAAATAGAGTTGAAATTCATGGAGGCTATTTTCTCAACATGAGAAGACCAATCATCAATAGTTTTAAAAACCCTGGGAAATAGGTTGTAAATTAGAGTCGGGGATGAGTTTTTCATTGTTCTATCCATTCCATTTAAACAGTTGTAGTATGGTTTTTAGGTTTAATTAAAATAAGTAAGTTTGGTATGAATGCAATGAGCAAAAATAGTGCCGCACACAAATAGTCCCCAGTTTAGACTGCTAATTACGGCAGAACCCAATTTGCAAGGGGATCGATTTTAGGATTGTTTCCCGATTCCCATGGTACGGCTATACCATTAAGATAAGCATCTACTGTTAGTCCAAGTGTAAGGGGCACTTTCATATCCGCAGGGATGCCCAATTTTTCTACACTTTTAACTGGAATTGGATCAAAGTAAGCCGAAAGATAATCGATAAGCGCAAAGTTGTTACTTCCACCCCCTGAAACCCACAACGTTTCGGGTAAAAGATTAAGGGTGTATTCCCGCACATAGAAATCATAGATAGTTTTAGCCGTAAGGGCGGTAACCGTAGCAAGACGATCAACAGAGTTAAGTTTATCTAAAACGGTATTTTCAAGAATAAAACAGAAAGAATCCACCGAAGCCTGTTTGGGTGAAGGTTTTTTAAACCATGCCTCCTGTGCCAGCAGTTCAAGGCATTCTGTATTGACCTTGCCTTTGGAGGAAAGGGTGCCATCTCTGTCGATACCATCGGGACAGTGGGCTTCTCTTGCACACTTGTCGATCAAAACGGTACCGGGACCGGTATCGGATTCAAAAAGCAGTTCAGAAGAGCTCGTGTCAATGATGTGTATTCGGCTTACCAGGCCAATATTTAAAAATATGTTGATTCCAGCCATATCACCGGCGATTTTAAGATTTCCTGAAAAGCTGGGAAGAATGCCCGGGCCACCGGCCAGAATATTATGGCGAATAAAATTGGTCAAAACCGGTGTATTCATAAAGCTGGCTATAAATTGAGCATCACCTAAGGTAAGATCCCAATTACTTTGCTGCAGGTTCTCCCCTGTAGGCCCTTTCCATAGGGTTAATTTGTTCATAACCACAACAGAAGGTTTGGAGAGGGACTTTGGAGTCTGAGCCAGGGCCGTAGTGGCACTTTCAAGAAAAAGCATGCTTATTTTGTACTCAAGCCATCCAAGCTCCGATAATTTTACCGGCTTTTGGGTTTCGTTTAGCTGTTCAATCAATTCCCTGACTTTCTTAGGGTAGGGAGAGAAAACGTTAGAGAGGATACTCCAATCACCATTGTTCATCCCAATATAAAGGGCCTGAATTCCGCTCTGGATACCACCTGCCGATAGCACCAGTATGCGTCGTTTGCGATCTCTTTTAAGTCTGGCAGGAGCTTGGGCTGTCATTTGCATATCTTTCTTTGAAATTGAATCAAAATCTAAATATAATAATTTTTGAATAACGGACAAGAAAATCACTTAAAATTTCAGCAAAAAGCATATAGGAAAAAAAACGCAAATTTCTAACTACTTATATTCCAGTCGTTTGAGTGCTAATGCTTTGATAATAACGAAATATTAAGTATTTTTTTGATTACTAAACTGTAACACCATGTTTAATATCAGAAATGGATGGCAACAATTTGGGAGCCAAACCTTCAGGGACTCGCAAAAGTGATAAATCATTATCAATGTCGGTAATTATTACCACCTATAATCAACCCAAATGGCTGGCAAAAGTACTTTGGGGGTTTGAAACTCAGTCATATGGCGATTTTGAAATCGTTATAGCAGATGATGGATCCGGTAAGGAAACCCAGCAAGTAATTGAAATGTTCAAAGAAAGGACTTCTTTGAATGTCATTCACGTTTGGCACCCGGATGAGGGATTTCGTAAGTGTACAATATTGAATAAAGCTATTTTGAAGAGTAGCGGAGATTACTTAGTGTTCACCGATGGTGATTGTATTCCCAGGTCTGATTTTCTACTGCACCATTACCTCAACGCACAAGAAAATCGCTTTTTGAGCGGTGGGTATCTTAAATTAGACACCGAAGTTTCGCATGCAATCACCAGAGATGATATCATGAACGGAAATCCGTTTTCTATAAAATGGTTGCTTAAAAATGGGCAACCGCTCACATTAAAACTAGCCAAACTTTCAAAAAGTCCTATATTCACCTCTATCATGAACAGCTTAACAACCACAAAACCGACCTGGAATGGACATAACTCAAGTGGGTGGAAATCGGATTTGGTAAAAGTGAATGGATATAACGAACAGATGCAGTACGGAGGACTGGACAGAGAGCTGGGGGAGCGCCTGGTAAATGCCGGGGTGCAGGGTAAGCAAATACGGTACAGTGCAGTGTGTGTTCATTTAAACCATCCACGACCCTATCGAAACATGGAGTTGATACTAAATAACCGGGCAATAAGAAAGCATGTCAGAGAAAACAAGGTGGCATGGGCCTCTTCTGGTATATCTATACATAGCGATGACCACTCCTCAAGGTAATAAAATAATGGCCCAAAATTCTTGCAGTTTAATAATTTCAGTATATAAGAATGTACAATATCTAAACCTGGTCCTTGAATCTGTTAAAAAGCAAACGTTTAAAGATTTCGAGGTAATTATATCTCAGGATGGTGATGATCGCACTATCGGGGAGTATCTTGAAAAAAGTCAATGTACATTTCCCATTATACATTTAACCCAAAAAGATCTCGGTTGGAGAAAAAATAAAGCGCTAAACCGGGCAATTGAAGCGTCCGGCAGTGATTATCTGGTATTTATTGATGGGGATTGTTTGCTTCACCCAAGATTCATGGAGCAGCATATAAGTAACAAAAAAGAAAAGGTGGTTCTCGGGGGAAAAAGAATTAAACTGGACCCTTTGACAACAGATCACCTTATGAATGGTACTCTTAACCCCCAAACTATCAACAGGTATATAATTCGTAATATTCACAAGCTAAAGAAAACAGGAGCAAGATACATAGAAGAGGGGTTATTCATTCGCCCCGAAGGCTTTTTTCAGTTTGTACCCAAACTGCGCAGAATTAATCAACTTAAGGGATGTAATATGTCCTTTTCTAAATCCGCAGCCTATGATATAAATGGTTTTGATGAAGATTTTATCAGGCCCGCGATTGGTGAGGATATTGACCTTACCTGGCGATTTGAAATGGCAGGGTATAAATTACAATCAGTCAGGAATCTTGCGGTGACCTATCATTTTCACCATCAAGAAAATTGGTCTGATCAGTCCCAAAATATAATGGAAATGGAAGAGAAGCAGAGTAAGGGACTGTATTTTTGTAGTAATGGTCTAAAAAAATATAATGATAAAAAAGATTCTGCTTAGTTAAATTGATTGCTGCGATAATAAAACATAAGTAGTAATATGGTATGCATACAGACATATCAGATTACTACTTATTTAAAAAGATCAAACCAATGTTGGCTGTGATGCGGTTATAAAAGTTTTAACTTTGTTATAAATCGTTTCCGGCGCTAAACCTAACTCTTCCCTCAATTTCTTTACATCCCCGTGTCCTACAAAAGAATCCGGCAAACCAAATCTCAGTATTTTTGGTGTTTGTTCAAGGTTTAGATCATTGGCAAGTTCTAAAATAGCAGAACCGAAGCCGCCGGGTAGTGCATTGTTTTCTAAAGTCACAATGTGAGAATAGTTAGTAAAAAGATTGGTGTAAAATTCTTTGCTAAGAGGTTTGGCAAACCTGGCATTTATAAAAGTGGTATCAATCTTATCCTTCTTAAGCATCTCATGCACCGAAAGGGCATCAGTATAAAAATCCCCCAAACTAAGTATGGCACAGCTGCTATTTGCCTTGTGAAGGATTTCTGGAAGACCAATTTCAAGTTTTTCAAAAGGACCACTTGTTTCAGCCCCGGTTCCGCTACCTCTTGGGTACCGTATGAATGTGGGACCATCCTGATGTTCTGTTGCTGTAAAAAGCATATCGCGTAACTCTTTTTCATCCTTAGGAGCCATTATTACCGCTTCCGGAACACTTCTAAGAAAGGAGATATCAAACATCCCATGGTGCGTAGGCCCATCATCACCAACCAGACCTGCCCTATCAAGACAAAACACTACATTCGTTTTGTCGATAGCCACATCCTGCATGATCTGATCATATGAACGCTGCAGAAATGTTGAATAAATAGCCACAACAGGCTTAAGCCCCTGAAGAGCAAGTCCGGCAGCGAATGTTACTGCGTGGCCTTCGGCTATTCCAACATCAAAGAAGCGATCGGGATATTTATCTCTGAATTCATTGAGCCCGGTTCCATCCGGCATGGCAGCTGTTATCGCTACAAGATCCTCACGCTCTTTACCAAGCTCAACCATTGCTGAGCCAAAAACAGAGCTGTAAGAGGGGGCGGTGGGTTTGTTTTTGATTACATCACCGGTCTGTGGCGAAAATTTGCTGATACCATGGTATTTAGTAGCATCCTGCTCAGCA
This region of Chitinispirillales bacterium ANBcel5 genomic DNA includes:
- a CDS encoding anhydro-N-acetylmuramic acid kinase, giving the protein MTAQAPARLKRDRKRRILVLSAGGIQSGIQALYIGMNNGDWSILSNVFSPYPKKVRELIEQLNETQKPVKLSELGWLEYKISMLFLESATTALAQTPKSLSKPSVVVMNKLTLWKGPTGENLQQSNWDLTLGDAQFIASFMNTPVLTNFIRHNILAGGPGILPSFSGNLKIAGDMAGINIFLNIGLVSRIHIIDTSSSELLFESDTGPGTVLIDKCAREAHCPDGIDRDGTLSSKGKVNTECLELLAQEAWFKKPSPKQASVDSFCFILENTVLDKLNSVDRLATVTALTAKTIYDFYVREYTLNLLPETLWVSGGGSNNFALIDYLSAYFDPIPVKSVEKLGIPADMKVPLTLGLTVDAYLNGIAVPWESGNNPKIDPLANWVLP
- a CDS encoding glycosyltransferase family 2 protein; this translates as MDGNNLGAKPSGTRKSDKSLSMSVIITTYNQPKWLAKVLWGFETQSYGDFEIVIADDGSGKETQQVIEMFKERTSLNVIHVWHPDEGFRKCTILNKAILKSSGDYLVFTDGDCIPRSDFLLHHYLNAQENRFLSGGYLKLDTEVSHAITRDDIMNGNPFSIKWLLKNGQPLTLKLAKLSKSPIFTSIMNSLTTTKPTWNGHNSSGWKSDLVKVNGYNEQMQYGGLDRELGERLVNAGVQGKQIRYSAVCVHLNHPRPYRNMELILNNRAIRKHVRENKVAWASSGISIHSDDHSSR
- a CDS encoding glycosyltransferase codes for the protein MAQNSCSLIISVYKNVQYLNLVLESVKKQTFKDFEVIISQDGDDRTIGEYLEKSQCTFPIIHLTQKDLGWRKNKALNRAIEASGSDYLVFIDGDCLLHPRFMEQHISNKKEKVVLGGKRIKLDPLTTDHLMNGTLNPQTINRYIIRNIHKLKKTGARYIEEGLFIRPEGFFQFVPKLRRINQLKGCNMSFSKSAAYDINGFDEDFIRPAIGEDIDLTWRFEMAGYKLQSVRNLAVTYHFHHQENWSDQSQNIMEMEEKQSKGLYFCSNGLKKYNDKKDSA
- the dxs gene encoding 1-deoxy-D-xylulose-5-phosphate synthase, translated to MSILETINSPSDIQSLPVESLETLAQEIREFLIERVSKTGGHLASSLGVVELTLALHHCYRTPKDKIVWDVGHQAYTHKILTGRREMFHTIRQHEGLSGFPRISESEYDSFSVGHASTSISAALGLAVGRDIHKSDNSVVAVIGDGSLSGGLALEGLNNLGTSSTRMTVVLNDNEMSISKNVGALSRYLTRVITDKRYNKLKSEIWDLLGNLPNVGKGIRNIVRTVDDAVKHVIIPGKLFEDMGLRYIGPVDGHNVSEMLEVFNFVKNETNGPILVHVLTKKGKGYRYAEQDATKYHGISKFSPQTGDVIKNKPTAPSYSSVFGSAMVELGKEREDLVAITAAMPDGTGLNEFRDKYPDRFFDVGIAEGHAVTFAAGLALQGLKPVVAIYSTFLQRSYDQIMQDVAIDKTNVVFCLDRAGLVGDDGPTHHGMFDISFLRSVPEAVIMAPKDEKELRDMLFTATEHQDGPTFIRYPRGSGTGAETSGPFEKLEIGLPEILHKANSSCAILSLGDFYTDALSVHEMLKKDKIDTTFINARFAKPLSKEFYTNLFTNYSHIVTLENNALPGGFGSAILELANDLNLEQTPKILRFGLPDSFVGHGDVKKLREELGLAPETIYNKVKTFITASQPTLV